The Sporomusa termitida genome has a window encoding:
- a CDS encoding thiamine pyrophosphate-dependent dehydrogenase E1 component subunit alpha yields MEITKEKLLGFYETMLTIRAFENKAVELFADNQLPGFVHLYLGEEAVATGVCGSLTDKDYITSTHRGHGHLLAKGGKVDLMMAELFGKATGYCKGKGGSMHIADVELGILGANGIVGAGQPISAGAAFACQYKKTDAVAVCFFGDGASNRGTFHEALNMASIWKLPLVFVCENNMYGISNCQRQHMRITDVSDRAGAYGIPGVTVDGNDVIAVYEAAAAAVARARKGDGPSLIECKTWRWRGHFEGDPGAYKDPAEQEVWLQKDPIPRFEHKLVELKYASNAELDEIKAKVEAQIAAAIKFSQDSPYPGPEDALTDVYAE; encoded by the coding sequence ATGGAAATTACCAAAGAGAAATTGCTGGGCTTTTATGAAACTATGCTCACCATCAGAGCGTTTGAGAACAAAGCGGTAGAGTTGTTCGCCGATAATCAACTGCCGGGGTTCGTGCATTTGTATCTGGGGGAAGAGGCGGTCGCCACCGGTGTTTGCGGCAGCCTGACCGATAAGGACTATATTACCAGTACCCACCGGGGCCATGGGCATTTGCTGGCCAAAGGCGGCAAGGTTGACCTGATGATGGCCGAATTGTTCGGCAAGGCTACCGGCTATTGCAAAGGCAAAGGCGGCTCTATGCATATTGCCGATGTTGAGCTGGGTATTCTGGGGGCCAACGGCATTGTCGGCGCCGGCCAGCCGATTTCAGCCGGGGCGGCGTTTGCCTGCCAGTATAAAAAAACCGATGCTGTGGCCGTATGTTTCTTTGGCGATGGCGCATCCAACCGCGGTACTTTCCATGAGGCGCTGAATATGGCTTCCATCTGGAAACTGCCGCTGGTGTTTGTTTGTGAAAATAACATGTACGGTATTTCCAATTGCCAGCGGCAGCACATGCGGATTACCGACGTCTCAGACCGGGCCGGCGCCTATGGCATCCCGGGGGTGACGGTGGACGGCAATGATGTGATTGCTGTTTACGAAGCGGCAGCGGCGGCGGTTGCCCGGGCCAGGAAAGGCGACGGCCCCAGCCTGATTGAATGCAAGACCTGGCGATGGCGCGGTCATTTTGAAGGTGATCCCGGCGCCTACAAAGACCCGGCCGAGCAGGAAGTCTGGCTGCAGAAAGATCCCATTCCCCGGTTTGAACACAAGCTGGTGGAGCTCAAATATGCCAGCAATGCTGAATTAGATGAAATCAAGGCCAAAGTGGAGGCGCAAATTGCGGCGGCTATTAAATTCTCGCAAGACAGTCCGTACCCTGGCCCGGAAGACGCTTTAACCGACGTGTACGCGGAATAA
- a CDS encoding Lin0512 family protein: MKRKRFIVELGMGADLHGGDATKAAQRAVKDAISRSCLCGLFDIAGISDPDQMQVEVRIGCPQPEKIKTAAVREVIPFGAVTVETVSGGLAAQGLHLPALGEGDTIVVAVAALTVYVETSAAG, translated from the coding sequence GTGAAACGCAAACGATTTATTGTCGAACTGGGCATGGGCGCTGATTTACACGGCGGCGATGCCACTAAAGCCGCCCAGCGGGCCGTAAAAGACGCCATATCCAGAAGTTGTCTCTGTGGTTTATTCGATATTGCCGGCATCAGTGACCCTGACCAGATGCAGGTGGAAGTGCGGATCGGCTGTCCGCAGCCGGAAAAAATCAAAACCGCTGCGGTCAGGGAGGTAATACCGTTTGGGGCTGTAACGGTGGAAACGGTGTCAGGGGGGCTTGCAGCCCAGGGGCTGCACCTGCCGGCGCTCGGGGAAGGGGATACTATTGTTGTTGCTGTGGCTGCACTTACTGTATATGTTGAAACGTCTGCAGCTGGCTAA